One window of the Pseudarthrobacter sp. ATCC 49987 genome contains the following:
- the clpB gene encoding ATP-dependent chaperone ClpB, whose amino-acid sequence MDAKFTTKSQEALAAAAMNASTAGNPQLEPAHLLKALMDQREGVAVALLRATGTDPDSVSVQASSAIKALPSTSGSSVQQPQLSRTALQAIKNAQNEAERLGDSFVSTEHLLLGLASGSDAVGKLMRDAGASHEALLAALPGVRGDRKVDNADPENSFQALEKYGTDLTAIARSGKLDPVIGRDAEIRRIIQVLSRRTKNNPVIIGEPGVGKTAVVEGLAQRIVAGDVPESLRGKTLIALDLASMVAGAKYRGEFEERLKAVLEEIKGSEGQIVTFIDEIHTVVGAGASGDSSMDAGNMLKPMLARGELRLIGATTLDEYRENIEKDPALERRFQQVFVGEPSVEDTIGILRGLKERYEAHHKVAIADSALVAAATLSNRYISGRQLPDKAIDLVDEAASRLRMEIDSAPEEIDQLRRSVDRLTMEELALANETDPASVERLAAIRADMADKKEELAGLNARWEAEKAGLNRVGDLKARIDELRSAAEKFQREGDLEAASRILYGELPALERELNEAAEAESARVAGGGAKQDLMVAEEVTADDIAEVISAWTGIPAGRMLQGESQKLLEMEHVLGERLIGQSKAVTAVSDAVRRARAGISDPNRPTGSFLFLGPTGVGKTELAKALADFLFDDERAMVRIDMSEYSEKHSVARLVGAPPGYVGYEEGGQLTEAVRRRPYSVLLLDEVEKAHPEVFDILLQVLDDGRLTDGQGRTVDFRNVILVLTSNLGSQFLVDPTLDANAKREAVMATVHASFKPEFLNRLDEVVLFDPLSVEELSRIVELQVKELGERLKGRRLNLEVTEGARAWLAVTGFDPAYGARPLRRLVQREIGDRLAKAILAGEITDGDTVLVDTAPDLTELTMGGAQASERPDGGASTGSGLSVSRKE is encoded by the coding sequence TTGGACGCCAAATTCACCACCAAGAGCCAGGAGGCTCTTGCGGCAGCCGCCATGAACGCCTCGACGGCGGGTAACCCCCAGCTCGAACCCGCCCACCTGCTCAAGGCGCTGATGGACCAGCGCGAGGGTGTCGCCGTCGCACTCCTTCGCGCCACCGGCACGGACCCGGATTCCGTCAGCGTCCAGGCCAGCTCCGCCATCAAGGCGCTGCCGTCCACGTCCGGCAGCTCGGTGCAGCAGCCACAGCTGTCCCGCACGGCCCTGCAGGCGATCAAGAATGCCCAGAACGAGGCCGAGCGGCTCGGCGATTCCTTCGTCTCCACCGAGCACCTGCTGCTGGGGCTCGCGTCCGGAAGCGACGCCGTCGGGAAGCTGATGCGCGACGCCGGAGCCTCCCACGAGGCCCTCCTCGCCGCCCTGCCGGGCGTCCGCGGCGACCGCAAAGTGGACAACGCCGACCCCGAAAACAGCTTCCAGGCACTGGAGAAGTACGGCACCGACCTCACCGCGATTGCCCGCTCCGGCAAGCTGGACCCCGTGATCGGCCGCGACGCCGAGATCCGCCGCATCATCCAGGTGCTGAGCCGCCGGACCAAGAACAACCCCGTCATCATCGGCGAGCCCGGCGTCGGCAAGACCGCCGTCGTCGAAGGACTCGCCCAGCGGATCGTCGCCGGGGACGTCCCCGAAAGCCTGCGCGGCAAGACCCTGATCGCCCTGGACCTCGCCTCCATGGTGGCCGGCGCCAAGTACCGCGGCGAATTCGAGGAGAGGCTCAAGGCCGTCCTGGAGGAAATCAAGGGTTCCGAAGGCCAGATCGTCACCTTCATCGACGAGATCCACACCGTGGTCGGCGCCGGCGCGTCCGGGGACAGCTCCATGGACGCCGGCAACATGCTCAAGCCCATGCTGGCCCGCGGCGAGCTCCGGCTGATCGGTGCCACCACCCTGGACGAGTACCGGGAGAACATCGAGAAGGACCCCGCCCTGGAACGCCGCTTCCAGCAGGTCTTCGTCGGGGAGCCGAGCGTCGAGGACACCATCGGCATCCTGCGCGGACTCAAGGAACGCTACGAGGCGCACCACAAGGTGGCCATCGCCGACTCCGCCCTCGTCGCCGCCGCCACGCTCTCCAACCGCTACATCTCCGGCCGGCAGCTGCCGGACAAGGCGATCGACCTCGTGGACGAGGCCGCCTCCCGGCTGCGCATGGAGATCGACTCCGCCCCGGAGGAGATCGACCAGCTGCGCCGCTCCGTGGACCGCCTGACCATGGAGGAACTGGCCCTGGCCAACGAGACCGATCCCGCGTCCGTGGAGCGGCTTGCCGCCATCCGGGCCGACATGGCCGACAAAAAAGAGGAGCTGGCCGGGCTCAACGCCCGCTGGGAGGCAGAGAAAGCCGGCCTGAACCGCGTCGGCGACCTCAAGGCCAGGATCGACGAACTGCGTTCCGCCGCCGAGAAATTCCAGCGCGAAGGCGACCTCGAGGCCGCCTCCCGGATCCTGTACGGAGAACTTCCCGCCCTGGAGCGGGAACTCAATGAAGCCGCCGAAGCGGAGTCGGCCCGCGTGGCCGGCGGCGGGGCCAAACAGGACCTCATGGTGGCCGAAGAGGTCACCGCCGACGACATCGCTGAGGTGATTTCCGCCTGGACCGGCATCCCCGCCGGACGTATGCTGCAGGGCGAGAGCCAGAAACTGCTCGAGATGGAGCATGTGCTGGGCGAGCGGCTGATCGGCCAGTCCAAGGCCGTCACCGCGGTGTCCGACGCCGTCCGCCGCGCCCGGGCGGGGATCAGCGACCCCAACCGGCCCACCGGCTCCTTCCTGTTCCTCGGCCCCACCGGCGTCGGCAAGACCGAGCTGGCGAAGGCCCTGGCCGACTTCCTCTTCGACGACGAACGCGCCATGGTGCGGATCGACATGTCCGAATACTCGGAGAAGCACTCCGTGGCCCGCCTTGTCGGGGCGCCTCCCGGCTACGTGGGCTACGAGGAGGGCGGCCAGCTGACCGAGGCTGTCCGCCGCCGTCCGTACTCCGTGCTCCTGCTGGATGAGGTGGAGAAGGCCCACCCCGAGGTGTTCGACATCCTGCTGCAGGTACTCGACGACGGCCGCCTCACCGACGGCCAGGGCCGCACCGTGGACTTCCGCAACGTGATCCTGGTCCTGACCTCCAACCTGGGCAGCCAGTTCCTGGTCGACCCCACCCTGGACGCGAACGCCAAGCGCGAGGCCGTGATGGCCACCGTGCATGCCTCCTTCAAGCCCGAGTTCCTGAACCGGCTCGACGAGGTGGTGCTGTTCGACCCGCTGAGCGTCGAGGAGCTGTCCCGGATCGTGGAGCTGCAGGTCAAGGAGCTGGGCGAACGCCTCAAGGGCCGCCGGCTCAACCTCGAAGTGACGGAGGGGGCCCGCGCCTGGCTCGCGGTGACCGGCTTCGACCCGGCCTACGGCGCCCGGCCGCTGCGCCGCCTCGTGCAGCGTGAAATCGGCGACCGGCTGGCCAAGGCCATCCTGGCCGGCGAGATCACCGACGGCGACACCGTGCTGGTGGACACCGCCCCGGACCTCACGGAGCTCACCATGGGCGGCGCCCAGGCGTCTGAACGGCCCGACGGCGGCGCCTCCACCGGCAGCGGACTCTCCGTCAGCCGCAAGGAGTAG
- a CDS encoding septum formation family protein, whose amino-acid sequence MAAEKATQLGGWVRRQAPARIGAAVAAVVVLGLLIWWLSSLGGSAKQPAAGTSPATSATSSATASRGPLPLEGVGPLDFRLGDCFRDFDPEAPTSTVVDCTTGHSAQLVAIEHYADGDSYPGRDPLKQKALDACKAAPLTEKQSAYVLGYKLAYPSSTSWDNGDRRVDCYVTADTGNVIMESLIP is encoded by the coding sequence ATGGCTGCGGAAAAAGCAACCCAACTGGGCGGCTGGGTCCGCCGCCAGGCTCCGGCGCGGATCGGCGCCGCGGTGGCCGCCGTCGTCGTCCTGGGTCTGCTGATCTGGTGGCTGAGCTCGCTGGGCGGCAGCGCCAAGCAGCCCGCGGCGGGCACCTCCCCCGCCACCTCTGCGACGTCGTCCGCGACCGCCAGCCGGGGGCCCCTTCCGCTGGAAGGGGTGGGCCCGCTCGACTTCCGGCTCGGCGACTGCTTCAGGGATTTCGACCCGGAAGCGCCCACGTCCACGGTGGTCGACTGCACCACCGGCCACTCGGCCCAGCTGGTCGCAATCGAGCATTACGCCGACGGGGACTCCTACCCGGGCCGGGACCCGCTCAAGCAGAAGGCCCTGGACGCTTGCAAGGCCGCGCCCCTGACCGAGAAGCAGTCCGCCTATGTGCTGGGCTACAAGCTCGCGTACCCAAGCTCCACGAGCTGGGACAACGGCGACCGCCGCGTCGACTGCTATGTCACCGCGGACACCGGAAACGTCATCATGGAATCGCTGATTCCCTAG
- a CDS encoding DUF3073 domain-containing protein: MGRGRQKAKATKQARDIKYYSPNTDYTALQRELKSSEVRAPSRFSNEPVEPDYSAYVDKYADDVEEDDDEVDSRRIG; the protein is encoded by the coding sequence ATGGGGCGCGGCCGTCAAAAGGCAAAAGCTACCAAGCAGGCTCGGGATATTAAGTACTATTCCCCGAACACTGACTACACTGCGCTTCAGCGTGAGCTCAAGAGCTCCGAGGTTCGTGCACCGAGTCGGTTTTCGAATGAGCCTGTTGAGCCGGATTATTCGGCCTATGTGGACAAGTACGCGGACGATGTGGAAGAGGACGACGACGAGGTAGATTCCCGTCGGATAGGTTAG
- a CDS encoding VOC family protein, protein MTIRTEFTEGEVCWTDLQTSDVAAAKAFYAAVFGWRYEDRPTPDGRSYAQAFLGGDLVTVIAPQNPQQQAAGAPGQWNVYFASSDAGELAADLVHAGGTLEFGPEAVGGTGVMVFFAPPGGGTTGAWQAGSHFGAARSGEPGALAWAELLTPEPQSAVGFFQQLFGHDVTEYPQDDGGRYTTLVVDGAEVAGIAAVPADAEGTLKPGWQVYFGVSSVADAVAAAVAAGGTVLIEPDELEDAGTIATLEDPQGGVFSVLEV, encoded by the coding sequence ATGACCATTCGCACCGAGTTCACCGAGGGCGAGGTCTGCTGGACGGACCTTCAGACCAGTGATGTCGCGGCGGCCAAGGCGTTCTATGCCGCGGTCTTCGGCTGGCGGTACGAGGACCGGCCCACCCCGGACGGTCGCAGCTACGCACAGGCCTTCCTGGGCGGGGACCTGGTCACCGTGATCGCGCCGCAGAACCCGCAGCAGCAGGCCGCCGGCGCGCCCGGGCAATGGAACGTGTACTTCGCATCCTCCGACGCCGGGGAGCTCGCAGCCGACCTGGTGCACGCCGGCGGAACCCTCGAGTTCGGTCCCGAGGCGGTGGGCGGCACCGGCGTGATGGTCTTCTTCGCCCCGCCCGGGGGAGGGACCACCGGCGCCTGGCAGGCCGGAAGCCACTTCGGCGCGGCCCGCAGCGGGGAACCCGGTGCCCTGGCGTGGGCCGAACTGCTCACGCCCGAGCCGCAGTCCGCCGTCGGATTCTTCCAGCAGCTCTTCGGGCACGACGTGACCGAATACCCGCAGGACGACGGCGGCCGGTACACCACGCTTGTGGTGGACGGCGCGGAGGTGGCCGGGATCGCCGCGGTCCCGGCGGACGCCGAGGGCACCCTCAAGCCGGGATGGCAGGTGTACTTCGGGGTGTCCAGCGTCGCCGACGCAGTCGCAGCGGCCGTGGCTGCCGGCGGCACGGTCCTGATCGAACCGGACGAGCTCGAGGACGCCGGCACCATCGCCACCCTCGAGGATCCGCAGGGCGGTGTGTTCAGCGTGCTGGAGGTCTAG
- the purM gene encoding phosphoribosylformylglycinamidine cyclo-ligase, which translates to MTPASPAADMNAAQNAVGITYASAGVDVEAGDRAVELMKDAIKATHNSSVVGGVGGFAGLYDVSKLLTYKRPLLATSTDGVGTKVAIAQAMDIHDTIGFDLVGMVVDDIVVVGAEPLYMTDYIACGKVVPERIADIVRGIAAACSVAGTALVGGETAEHPGLLGEHEYDVAGAATGVVEAADLLGPDRVRAGDVVIGMASSGLHSNGYSLVRRVINHAGWALDRHVSEFSRTLGEELLEPTRVYAADCLDLARTFPVNSAHGVHGFSHVTGGGLAANLARVLPQGLLATVDRATWQLPAIFRLVAELGNVPLADLERTLNLGVGMVAIVSPEAADAAVNRLNERGLPAWVMGTVEENSDSVVKTGPDYVQGAKGVDGGAVRLVNAYA; encoded by the coding sequence ATGACTCCCGCCTCCCCGGCCGCTGACATGAACGCCGCCCAGAACGCCGTCGGCATCACCTACGCCTCCGCCGGCGTCGACGTCGAAGCGGGCGACCGCGCCGTAGAACTCATGAAGGACGCCATCAAGGCGACCCACAACTCCTCGGTGGTTGGCGGCGTCGGCGGCTTCGCCGGCCTGTACGACGTCTCGAAGCTGCTCACCTACAAGCGCCCGCTGCTGGCGACCTCCACCGACGGCGTCGGCACCAAGGTCGCGATCGCGCAGGCCATGGACATCCACGACACCATCGGCTTCGACCTCGTCGGCATGGTGGTCGATGACATTGTGGTGGTCGGCGCCGAACCGCTGTACATGACCGACTACATCGCCTGCGGCAAGGTGGTCCCGGAACGCATCGCGGACATCGTGCGCGGCATCGCTGCCGCCTGCTCCGTTGCCGGCACCGCTCTGGTGGGCGGCGAAACCGCCGAGCACCCGGGGCTGCTGGGCGAGCACGAGTACGACGTCGCCGGTGCCGCCACCGGTGTTGTCGAAGCCGCCGACCTCCTGGGCCCGGACCGTGTCCGCGCCGGCGACGTCGTGATCGGCATGGCCTCCTCCGGGCTGCACTCCAACGGCTACTCCCTGGTCCGCCGCGTCATCAACCACGCCGGCTGGGCCCTGGACCGCCACGTCTCCGAGTTCAGCCGCACGCTGGGCGAGGAACTCCTCGAACCGACCCGCGTCTACGCGGCCGACTGCCTGGACCTGGCCCGGACCTTTCCGGTGAACTCCGCCCACGGCGTCCACGGCTTCAGCCACGTCACCGGCGGCGGCCTCGCCGCAAACTTGGCCCGGGTCCTGCCGCAGGGCCTGCTGGCCACCGTGGACCGCGCCACTTGGCAGCTCCCGGCGATTTTCCGGCTCGTGGCCGAGCTGGGCAACGTCCCGCTGGCCGACCTGGAGCGCACGCTGAACCTGGGCGTGGGCATGGTGGCGATCGTCTCCCCCGAAGCCGCTGACGCCGCCGTGAACCGCCTCAATGAACGCGGACTGCCGGCCTGGGTCATGGGCACTGTGGAGGAAAACTCCGACTCGGTGGTCAAGACCGGCCCGGATTACGTGCAGGGCGCCAAGGGTGTCGACGGCGGCGCCGTCCGGCTGGTCAACGCCTACGCCTAA
- the purF gene encoding amidophosphoribosyltransferase, with amino-acid sequence MARGDGKLSHDLLSGEKGPQDACGVFGVWAPGEEVAKLTYYGLYALQHRGQESAGIATSDGKRINVYKDMGLVSQVFDETTLNTLTGHLAVGHCRYSTTGASHWANAQPTLGATATGTVALAHNGNLTNTADLKAMIVDRNGGQLTGEMKQGNTSDTALVTALLEGEEGKSLEQTAMELLPKIKGGFCFVFMDEGTLYAARDTYGIRPLCLGRLERGWVVASEQSALATVGASFIREIEPGEFIAIDEDGVRSQRFAEATPAGCVFEYVYLARPDASIAGRSVYESRVEMGRQLARENTQEADIVIPVPESGTPAAVGYAEESGIPFAHGFVKNAYVGRTFIQPSQTLRQLGIRLKLNALESVIRGKRVVVVDDSIVRGNTQRAIVRMLREAGAKSVHIKISSPPVKWPCFYGIDFASRAELIANGTTVEEITQAIGADSLAYISEDGMIGATQQPRERLCTACFTGKYPIELPGADKLGKNLLERTDLGSHPAAGDAALGAAATQTAAEAAAGISADDDPAEKVGATGCDPGPDAEYEELLTADDRIDRSIAADKKEPV; translated from the coding sequence GTGGCACGCGGCGATGGAAAACTTTCTCATGACCTTCTCTCTGGCGAAAAAGGCCCTCAGGACGCATGTGGCGTCTTCGGGGTCTGGGCTCCCGGTGAAGAGGTTGCAAAACTCACCTATTACGGGCTGTATGCACTGCAGCACCGCGGTCAGGAGTCGGCTGGTATAGCCACCAGCGACGGCAAGCGGATCAACGTCTACAAGGACATGGGACTCGTCTCCCAGGTCTTCGACGAGACGACGCTCAACACCCTGACCGGGCACCTGGCCGTCGGCCACTGCCGCTATTCCACTACCGGCGCGAGCCACTGGGCCAACGCGCAGCCCACCCTGGGCGCGACCGCGACCGGCACGGTGGCCCTGGCCCACAACGGCAACCTGACCAACACCGCCGATCTCAAAGCCATGATCGTGGACCGCAACGGCGGCCAGCTCACCGGCGAAATGAAGCAGGGCAACACCTCGGACACCGCCCTCGTCACCGCCCTGCTGGAGGGCGAAGAGGGCAAGTCGCTCGAACAGACCGCCATGGAACTGCTGCCCAAAATCAAGGGCGGCTTCTGCTTTGTCTTCATGGATGAAGGCACCCTCTACGCGGCCCGCGACACGTATGGAATCCGTCCGCTGTGCCTGGGCCGGCTGGAGCGCGGCTGGGTGGTCGCCTCCGAGCAGTCCGCCCTCGCCACCGTCGGCGCCAGCTTCATCCGCGAAATCGAGCCCGGCGAGTTCATCGCGATCGACGAGGACGGCGTCCGCTCCCAGCGCTTCGCCGAAGCGACGCCGGCCGGCTGCGTCTTCGAATACGTCTACCTCGCCCGTCCGGACGCCTCCATTGCGGGCCGCTCCGTGTACGAGTCCCGCGTGGAAATGGGCCGCCAGCTGGCCCGCGAAAACACCCAGGAAGCGGACATCGTCATCCCGGTGCCGGAGTCCGGCACCCCCGCGGCCGTGGGCTACGCCGAGGAATCCGGCATCCCCTTCGCACACGGCTTCGTCAAGAACGCCTACGTGGGCCGGACGTTCATCCAGCCCTCCCAGACCCTCCGCCAGCTCGGCATCCGGCTCAAGCTCAACGCCCTTGAGTCCGTGATCCGCGGCAAGCGCGTGGTGGTGGTGGATGACTCGATCGTCCGCGGCAACACCCAGCGCGCGATCGTCCGGATGCTCCGCGAAGCCGGCGCCAAGTCCGTGCATATCAAGATTTCCTCCCCGCCAGTCAAGTGGCCGTGCTTCTACGGGATCGACTTCGCCTCCCGCGCAGAGCTGATCGCGAACGGCACCACCGTCGAGGAGATCACCCAGGCCATCGGCGCCGATTCGCTGGCCTACATCTCCGAGGACGGCATGATCGGCGCCACCCAGCAGCCGCGCGAACGGCTGTGCACCGCCTGCTTCACCGGCAAGTACCCGATCGAGCTCCCGGGAGCGGACAAGCTCGGCAAGAACCTGCTGGAACGCACGGATCTCGGCAGCCATCCCGCGGCCGGAGACGCCGCCCTTGGTGCCGCAGCGACGCAGACTGCCGCCGAGGCCGCCGCGGGCATCAGCGCTGACGACGATCCGGCCGAAAAAGTCGGCGCCACCGGCTGCGATCCGGGCCCGGACGCCGAATACGAAGAATTGCTCACCGCTGACGATCGCATTGATCGTTCCATTGCTGCCGACAAGAAAGAGCCCGTATGA
- a CDS encoding class I SAM-dependent methyltransferase, protein MSASAERIRDQQRSTWDEFSAGWRKWDAEVLGWHAPFGDAVIQEARLRPDSAVLDVASGTGEPGLTAAALVPRGSVVLLDLSEGMLRVASEKAAARGLANVRTAVGDAAALPFGDSSFDAVLCRFGLMFFPGVSAAVDEMVRVAKPGARISSAVWGRAAENPWATLILGTIARHTELPVPSTGAPGLFRCAAPGFMARVFTEAGLVDVSERKVSTDLVQASPDLYWEFMTEIATTVGVGLARADRESRELIRSDVFQLLVRYEHDGAIRLRSTATIVAGTRP, encoded by the coding sequence ATGTCAGCCTCAGCGGAGCGGATCAGGGACCAGCAACGCAGCACCTGGGATGAATTCTCCGCAGGCTGGCGAAAATGGGACGCCGAAGTGCTTGGCTGGCACGCCCCCTTCGGCGACGCCGTCATCCAGGAGGCACGGCTCCGCCCGGACTCCGCCGTCCTTGACGTTGCATCCGGCACGGGCGAACCGGGCCTCACGGCGGCAGCACTCGTGCCGCGCGGCAGCGTCGTCCTGCTGGACCTCTCCGAGGGGATGCTGCGGGTTGCATCGGAAAAGGCGGCAGCCCGCGGGCTGGCGAACGTGCGCACCGCCGTCGGCGACGCCGCCGCCCTGCCCTTCGGCGACAGCAGCTTCGACGCGGTCCTCTGCCGCTTCGGTCTGATGTTCTTCCCCGGAGTGTCCGCCGCGGTGGACGAAATGGTGCGTGTCGCCAAGCCGGGTGCGCGGATCAGCTCCGCCGTCTGGGGCCGGGCCGCAGAGAACCCGTGGGCCACACTGATCCTCGGCACCATCGCCCGCCATACCGAACTGCCGGTGCCGTCGACGGGCGCACCCGGGCTGTTCCGCTGCGCTGCGCCGGGGTTTATGGCCCGGGTCTTCACCGAGGCGGGACTGGTCGATGTCAGCGAGCGGAAAGTCAGCACGGACCTGGTCCAGGCGTCGCCGGACCTCTACTGGGAGTTCATGACCGAGATCGCAACCACCGTGGGGGTGGGGCTGGCGAGGGCCGACCGGGAATCCCGCGAGTTGATCCGCTCCGACGTCTTCCAACTGCTGGTCCGTTACGAACACGACGGCGCCATCAGGCTCCGTTCAACGGCCACCATCGTGGCAGGGACTCGGCCCTAA
- the bcp gene encoding thioredoxin-dependent thiol peroxidase: MSPNPTIKLQPGTPAPEFTLPDAAGHKVSLADYRGKNVIVYFYPQAATPGCTTEACDFRDNLASLQGSGYEVLGISPDAPESLAHFTGDFALTFPLLADEDHAVALAYGAWGEKLVNGEVTEGIVRSTVVLDPEGKVKLARYQVKAQGHVAALKEELGV; encoded by the coding sequence ATGAGCCCCAACCCGACCATCAAGCTCCAGCCCGGAACCCCCGCCCCGGAATTCACGCTTCCGGACGCCGCGGGACACAAGGTCTCGCTGGCCGACTACCGCGGCAAGAACGTCATTGTGTACTTCTACCCGCAGGCCGCCACCCCGGGCTGCACCACCGAGGCCTGCGATTTCCGCGACAACCTGGCCTCCCTGCAGGGTTCCGGCTACGAGGTGCTGGGCATCTCCCCCGACGCCCCCGAGTCGCTGGCGCACTTCACCGGCGACTTCGCGCTGACTTTCCCGCTGCTCGCCGATGAAGACCACGCCGTGGCGCTGGCCTACGGCGCCTGGGGCGAGAAGCTGGTCAACGGCGAAGTCACCGAAGGGATCGTCCGCTCCACGGTGGTCCTGGACCCCGAAGGCAAGGTGAAACTGGCGCGGTACCAGGTCAAGGCGCAGGGCCACGTCGCCGCGCTGAAGGAAGAGCTGGGCGTGTAG
- the allB gene encoding allantoinase AllB, with translation MPEESFDLVIRGRRVLTTAGIGPREVGVRGGRIVAIEPLGNGLSGAEVIDLADDETLLPGLVDTHVHVNEPGRTEWEGFASATRAAAAGGVTTIIDMPLNSIPPTTTVEALKLKREVAGDQAFVDVGFWGGAVPGNTADLRPLHDEGVFGFKCFLLHSGVDEFPQLDAEELEEDLAELKSFDALMIVHAEDPHAIERAPHPGGDLYATFLASRPRGAENKAIAEVIERARWTGARAHILHLSSSDALPMIASAKRDGVHLTVETCPHYLTLTAEEIPNGATAYKCCPPIREASNRELLWKGLQDGTIDCIVSDHSPSTLDLKDLENGDFAVAWGGVSSLQLGLSLIWTEARHRGIALEQVVSWMARKPAELARLSTKGQLAPGYDADFSIFAPEEAFVVDVSKLKHKNPITPYDGKALSGVVRRTFLRGHEIDGRTPGGKLLRRGVI, from the coding sequence ATGCCTGAAGAGTCCTTCGATCTCGTCATCCGCGGCCGGCGCGTCCTCACCACGGCAGGGATCGGGCCGCGGGAAGTGGGGGTGCGTGGCGGCAGGATCGTGGCCATCGAGCCGCTCGGCAACGGGCTCTCCGGCGCCGAGGTCATCGACCTCGCGGACGACGAAACCCTGCTTCCCGGGCTCGTGGACACCCACGTCCACGTCAACGAACCCGGCCGCACCGAGTGGGAGGGCTTTGCCTCCGCAACCCGCGCCGCGGCGGCCGGCGGCGTGACCACCATCATCGACATGCCGCTCAACAGCATCCCGCCCACCACCACGGTGGAAGCCCTCAAACTCAAACGCGAGGTCGCCGGGGACCAGGCGTTTGTGGACGTCGGGTTCTGGGGCGGGGCCGTCCCCGGCAACACCGCGGACCTCCGGCCGCTGCACGACGAGGGCGTCTTCGGCTTCAAGTGTTTCCTGCTGCACTCGGGCGTGGACGAGTTCCCCCAGCTGGACGCCGAGGAGCTGGAAGAGGACCTGGCCGAGCTGAAGTCCTTCGATGCCCTGATGATCGTGCACGCCGAGGACCCGCATGCGATCGAGCGCGCCCCGCACCCGGGCGGTGACCTGTACGCGACGTTCCTCGCGTCCCGTCCCCGCGGGGCCGAGAACAAGGCCATTGCCGAGGTGATCGAACGCGCCCGCTGGACCGGCGCCCGTGCCCACATCCTGCACCTCTCGTCGTCGGACGCCCTGCCCATGATCGCCAGCGCCAAGCGCGACGGCGTCCACCTCACGGTGGAGACGTGCCCGCATTACCTGACCCTCACGGCCGAGGAAATCCCCAACGGGGCCACCGCCTACAAGTGCTGCCCGCCCATCCGCGAGGCTTCCAACCGGGAACTGCTGTGGAAGGGCCTCCAGGACGGCACCATCGACTGCATCGTCTCGGACCACTCGCCCAGCACACTGGACCTCAAGGACCTGGAAAACGGCGACTTCGCGGTGGCCTGGGGCGGGGTCTCCTCACTCCAGCTGGGGTTGTCCCTGATCTGGACGGAGGCGCGGCACCGCGGCATCGCGCTGGAGCAGGTGGTGTCCTGGATGGCCCGCAAGCCCGCCGAACTGGCCCGGTTGAGCACCAAGGGCCAGCTCGCCCCGGGCTACGACGCGGACTTCTCCATCTTCGCGCCCGAGGAGGCCTTCGTGGTGGACGTCTCAAAGCTGAAGCACAAGAACCCCATCACCCCGTACGACGGCAAGGCACTCTCCGGCGTCGTCCGCCGAACCTTCCTGCGCGGACACGAGATCGACGGACGTACGCCCGGCGGAAAACTGCTCCGCCGCGGCGTTATCTGA
- a CDS encoding hydroxypyruvate isomerase family protein, whose protein sequence is MTYSVNCSILLTELPLLERPAAAKAAGFDAVEFWWPFATSVPGDAELARFEQAITDAGVQLAGLNFNAGDMPAGDRGLVSWQGRSSEFRDNIDVVAGIGGRLGCTSFNALYGNRQDGITPEAQDELATANLTAAAAAVARIGGTVLLEPVSGAPRYPLLTADDALRVISRVQEETGAENIQLLADFYHLSVNGDDVAAVIERHAKDFGHIQIADSPGRGAPGTGELPLGDWIARSRQLGYEGYISLEYKEPLATAFDWESLNA, encoded by the coding sequence ATGACGTATTCCGTGAACTGCTCCATCCTGCTGACCGAACTGCCCCTCCTCGAGCGGCCTGCCGCGGCGAAAGCCGCCGGCTTTGACGCCGTCGAGTTCTGGTGGCCGTTCGCAACCTCCGTCCCCGGCGATGCCGAGCTCGCCCGCTTCGAGCAGGCCATCACCGACGCGGGCGTCCAGCTGGCCGGCCTGAACTTCAACGCCGGCGACATGCCGGCCGGGGACCGGGGCCTGGTGTCCTGGCAGGGCCGCTCCTCCGAGTTCAGGGACAACATCGACGTGGTGGCCGGCATCGGCGGGCGGCTCGGCTGCACCTCGTTCAACGCCCTCTACGGGAACCGGCAGGACGGGATCACCCCGGAGGCCCAGGACGAGCTGGCAACCGCCAACCTCACGGCTGCGGCCGCTGCCGTGGCCCGCATCGGCGGCACCGTGCTGCTCGAACCGGTCAGCGGCGCCCCGCGCTACCCGCTCCTCACGGCCGACGACGCCCTCCGGGTCATCTCCCGCGTGCAGGAGGAAACCGGCGCGGAGAACATCCAGCTCCTCGCCGATTTCTACCACCTCTCGGTCAACGGTGACGACGTCGCCGCCGTTATCGAACGGCACGCCAAAGACTTCGGCCACATCCAGATCGCCGACAGCCCCGGCCGCGGGGCTCCCGGAACCGGTGAGCTGCCCCTCGGCGATTGGATCGCCCGCAGCCGCCAGCTCGGCTACGAGGGCTACATCAGCCTCGAATACAAGGAACCGTTGGCAACCGCCTTCGACTGGGAGAGCCTGAATGCCTGA